The proteins below come from a single Vicugna pacos chromosome 13, VicPac4, whole genome shotgun sequence genomic window:
- the NADK gene encoding NAD kinase isoform X3, whose protein sequence is MEQEKVNESKELSADAASYCCSACHGDEDWGPGHPIRGRAKSRSLSASPALASTREFRRTRSLHGPCPVTTFGPKACVLQNPQTIMHIQDPASQRLTWNKPPKSVLVIKKIRDASLLQPFKELCVHLMEENNMVVYVEKKVLEDPAIVNDDRFGPVKRRFCTFREDYDDISNQIDFIICLGGDGTLLYASSLFQRAPGHGVPPGLPGLPDPLRLRELPVPGLPGDPGERSCRSSEPAEGQGREGAEGEEGGHPQRDQREWGAGRGPGRGGREAGHAVPGPERGRDRQRPLLLPVQRGRLPGRAPHHHSAGRCLSFRRDRLHPDGQHGVCGCGWRLHDPPQRPSYHDHPHLPALAVLPAHRGPCRRRAQDHAVTRSKEHRVGVLRWTQETRDPPRRQHQHHYLLLPAPLHLRPGPCERLV, encoded by the exons ATGGAACAAGAAAAAGTCAACGAGAGTAAGGAGCTGAGTGCAGACGCGGCCTCCTACTGCTGCTCCGCGTGCCATGGGGACGAGGACTGGGGGCCCGGCCACCCCATCCGGGGGCGGGCCAAGTCCCGCAGCCTGTCGGCCTCGCCCGCCCTGGCGAGCACCAGGGAGTTCAG GAGGACCCGCTCTCTGCACGGGCCATGCCCAGTGACCACTTTTGGACCAAAGGCCTGCGTGCTGCAGAACCCCCAGACCATCAT GCACATCCAGGACCCTGCCAGCCAGCGGCTGACGTGGAACAAGCCCCCGAAGAGCGTCCTGGTCATCAAGAAGATCCGGGATGCCAGCCTGCTCCAGCCGTTCAAGGAGCTCTGTGTGCACCTGATGGAG GAGAACAACATGGTCGTGTACGTGGAGAAGAAGGTGCTGGAGGACCCAGCCATCGTGAACGATGACCGCTTCGGGCCAGTGAAGAGGAGGTTCTGCACCTTCAGGGAAG ATTATGATGACATTTCTAATCAGATCGACTTCATCATCTGCCTGGGAGGAGATGGGACCCTGCTTTACGCCTCCTCGCTCTTCCAG CGTGCCCCCGGTCATGGCGTTCCACCTGGGCTCCCTGGGCTTCCTGACCCCCTTCGGCTTCGAGAGCTTCCAGTCCCAGGTCTCCCAGGTGATCCAGG ggaacgCAGCTGTCGTTCTTCGGAGCCGGCTGAAGGTCAGGGTCGTGAAGGAGCTGAGGGGGAAGAAGGTGGCCATCCCCAACGGGATCAGCGAGAATGGGGTGCTGGCCGCGGCCCTGGACGCGGAGGTCGGGAAGCAGGTCATGCAGTACCAG gtcctgAACGAGGTCGTGATCGACAGAGGCCCCTCCTCCTACCTGTCCAACGTGGACGTCTACCTGGACGGGCACCTCATCACCACAGTGCAGGGCGATG CCTGTCCTTCAGGCGTGATCGTCTCCACCCCGACGGGCAGCACGGCGTATGCGGCTGCGGCTGGCGCCTCCATGATCCACCCCAACGTCCCAGCTATCATGATCACCCCCATCTGCCCGCACTCGCTGTCCTTCCGGCCCATCGTGGTCCCTGCAGGCGTCGAGCTCAAG ATCATGCTGTCACCAGAAGCAAGGAACACCGCGTGGGTGTCCTTCGATGGACGCAAGAGACAAGAGATCCGCCACGGAGACAG catcagcatcactacCTCTTGCTACCCGCTCCCCTCCATCTGCGTCCGGGACCCTGTGAGCGACTGGTTTGA
- the NADK gene encoding NAD kinase isoform X6: MEQEKVNESKELSADAASYCCSACHGDEDWGPGHPIRGRAKSRSLSASPALASTREFRRTRSLHGPCPVTTFGPKACVLQNPQTIMHIQDPASQRLTWNKPPKSVLVIKKIRDASLLQPFKELCVHLMEENNMVVYVEKKVLEDPAIVNDDRFGPVKRRFCTFREDYDDISNQIDFIICLGGDGTLLYASSLFQVLNEVVIDRGPSSYLSNVDVYLDGHLITTVQGDGVIVSTPTGSTAYAAAAGASMIHPNVPAIMITPICPHSLSFRPIVVPAGVELKIMLSPEARNTAWVSFDGRKRQEIRHGDSISITTSCYPLPSICVRDPVSDWFESLAQCLHWNVRKKQAHFTEDEDGEEDGEQGAGS; encoded by the exons ATGGAACAAGAAAAAGTCAACGAGAGTAAGGAGCTGAGTGCAGACGCGGCCTCCTACTGCTGCTCCGCGTGCCATGGGGACGAGGACTGGGGGCCCGGCCACCCCATCCGGGGGCGGGCCAAGTCCCGCAGCCTGTCGGCCTCGCCCGCCCTGGCGAGCACCAGGGAGTTCAG GAGGACCCGCTCTCTGCACGGGCCATGCCCAGTGACCACTTTTGGACCAAAGGCCTGCGTGCTGCAGAACCCCCAGACCATCAT GCACATCCAGGACCCTGCCAGCCAGCGGCTGACGTGGAACAAGCCCCCGAAGAGCGTCCTGGTCATCAAGAAGATCCGGGATGCCAGCCTGCTCCAGCCGTTCAAGGAGCTCTGTGTGCACCTGATGGAG GAGAACAACATGGTCGTGTACGTGGAGAAGAAGGTGCTGGAGGACCCAGCCATCGTGAACGATGACCGCTTCGGGCCAGTGAAGAGGAGGTTCTGCACCTTCAGGGAAG ATTATGATGACATTTCTAATCAGATCGACTTCATCATCTGCCTGGGAGGAGATGGGACCCTGCTTTACGCCTCCTCGCTCTTCCAG gtcctgAACGAGGTCGTGATCGACAGAGGCCCCTCCTCCTACCTGTCCAACGTGGACGTCTACCTGGACGGGCACCTCATCACCACAGTGCAGGGCGATG GCGTGATCGTCTCCACCCCGACGGGCAGCACGGCGTATGCGGCTGCGGCTGGCGCCTCCATGATCCACCCCAACGTCCCAGCTATCATGATCACCCCCATCTGCCCGCACTCGCTGTCCTTCCGGCCCATCGTGGTCCCTGCAGGCGTCGAGCTCAAG ATCATGCTGTCACCAGAAGCAAGGAACACCGCGTGGGTGTCCTTCGATGGACGCAAGAGACAAGAGATCCGCCACGGAGACAG catcagcatcactacCTCTTGCTACCCGCTCCCCTCCATCTGCGTCCGGGACCCTGTGAGCGACTGGTTTGAGAGCCTGGCGCAGTGTCTGCACTGGAACGTGCGGAAGAAACAGGCCCACTTCACAGAAGACGAAGAcggggaggaggatggagagcAGGGGGCAGGAAGCTAG
- the NADK gene encoding NAD kinase isoform X4 has protein sequence MEQEKVNESKELSADAASYCCSACHGDEDWGPGHPIRGRAKSRSLSASPALASTREFRRTRSLHGPCPVTTFGPKACVLQNPQTIMHIQDPASQRLTWNKPPKSVLVIKKIRDASLLQPFKELCVHLMEENNMVVYVEKKVLEDPAIVNDDRFGPVKRRFCTFREDYDDISNQIDFIICLGGDGTLLYASSLFQGSVPPVMAFHLGSLGFLTPFGFESFQSQVSQVIQGNAAVVLRSRLKVRVVKELRGKKVAIPNGISENGVLAAALDAEVGKQVMQYQVLNEVVIDRGPSSYLSNVDVYLDGHLITTVQGDACPSGVIVSTPTGSTAYAAAAGASMIHPNVPAIMITPICPHSLSFRPIVVPAGVELKIMLSPEARNTAWVSFDGRKRQEIRHGDRARLESGKAPTPTPPNTH, from the exons ATGGAACAAGAAAAAGTCAACGAGAGTAAGGAGCTGAGTGCAGACGCGGCCTCCTACTGCTGCTCCGCGTGCCATGGGGACGAGGACTGGGGGCCCGGCCACCCCATCCGGGGGCGGGCCAAGTCCCGCAGCCTGTCGGCCTCGCCCGCCCTGGCGAGCACCAGGGAGTTCAG GAGGACCCGCTCTCTGCACGGGCCATGCCCAGTGACCACTTTTGGACCAAAGGCCTGCGTGCTGCAGAACCCCCAGACCATCAT GCACATCCAGGACCCTGCCAGCCAGCGGCTGACGTGGAACAAGCCCCCGAAGAGCGTCCTGGTCATCAAGAAGATCCGGGATGCCAGCCTGCTCCAGCCGTTCAAGGAGCTCTGTGTGCACCTGATGGAG GAGAACAACATGGTCGTGTACGTGGAGAAGAAGGTGCTGGAGGACCCAGCCATCGTGAACGATGACCGCTTCGGGCCAGTGAAGAGGAGGTTCTGCACCTTCAGGGAAG ATTATGATGACATTTCTAATCAGATCGACTTCATCATCTGCCTGGGAGGAGATGGGACCCTGCTTTACGCCTCCTCGCTCTTCCAG GGCAGCGTGCCCCCGGTCATGGCGTTCCACCTGGGCTCCCTGGGCTTCCTGACCCCCTTCGGCTTCGAGAGCTTCCAGTCCCAGGTCTCCCAGGTGATCCAGG ggaacgCAGCTGTCGTTCTTCGGAGCCGGCTGAAGGTCAGGGTCGTGAAGGAGCTGAGGGGGAAGAAGGTGGCCATCCCCAACGGGATCAGCGAGAATGGGGTGCTGGCCGCGGCCCTGGACGCGGAGGTCGGGAAGCAGGTCATGCAGTACCAG gtcctgAACGAGGTCGTGATCGACAGAGGCCCCTCCTCCTACCTGTCCAACGTGGACGTCTACCTGGACGGGCACCTCATCACCACAGTGCAGGGCGATG CCTGTCCTTCAGGCGTGATCGTCTCCACCCCGACGGGCAGCACGGCGTATGCGGCTGCGGCTGGCGCCTCCATGATCCACCCCAACGTCCCAGCTATCATGATCACCCCCATCTGCCCGCACTCGCTGTCCTTCCGGCCCATCGTGGTCCCTGCAGGCGTCGAGCTCAAG ATCATGCTGTCACCAGAAGCAAGGAACACCGCGTGGGTGTCCTTCGATGGACGCAAGAGACAAGAGATCCGCCACGGAGACAG GGCCAGACTGGAAAGTGGCAAGGCGCCCACCCCgacaccccccaacacacactag
- the NADK gene encoding NAD kinase isoform X2, which produces MEQEKVNESKELSADAASYCCSACHGDEDWGPGHPIRGRAKSRSLSASPALASTREFRRTRSLHGPCPVTTFGPKACVLQNPQTIMHIQDPASQRLTWNKPPKSVLVIKKIRDASLLQPFKELCVHLMEENNMVVYVEKKVLEDPAIVNDDRFGPVKRRFCTFREDYDDISNQIDFIICLGGDGTLLYASSLFQGSVPPVMAFHLGSLGFLTPFGFESFQSQVSQVIQGNAAVVLRSRLKVRVVKELRGKKVAIPNGISENGVLAAALDAEVGKQVMQYQVLNEVVIDRGPSSYLSNVDVYLDGHLITTVQGDGVIVSTPTGSTAYAAAAGASMIHPNVPAIMITPICPHSLSFRPIVVPAGVELKIMLSPEARNTAWVSFDGRKRQEIRHGDSISITTSCYPLPSICVRDPVSDWFESLAQCLHWNVRKKQAHFTEDEDGEEDGEQGAGS; this is translated from the exons ATGGAACAAGAAAAAGTCAACGAGAGTAAGGAGCTGAGTGCAGACGCGGCCTCCTACTGCTGCTCCGCGTGCCATGGGGACGAGGACTGGGGGCCCGGCCACCCCATCCGGGGGCGGGCCAAGTCCCGCAGCCTGTCGGCCTCGCCCGCCCTGGCGAGCACCAGGGAGTTCAG GAGGACCCGCTCTCTGCACGGGCCATGCCCAGTGACCACTTTTGGACCAAAGGCCTGCGTGCTGCAGAACCCCCAGACCATCAT GCACATCCAGGACCCTGCCAGCCAGCGGCTGACGTGGAACAAGCCCCCGAAGAGCGTCCTGGTCATCAAGAAGATCCGGGATGCCAGCCTGCTCCAGCCGTTCAAGGAGCTCTGTGTGCACCTGATGGAG GAGAACAACATGGTCGTGTACGTGGAGAAGAAGGTGCTGGAGGACCCAGCCATCGTGAACGATGACCGCTTCGGGCCAGTGAAGAGGAGGTTCTGCACCTTCAGGGAAG ATTATGATGACATTTCTAATCAGATCGACTTCATCATCTGCCTGGGAGGAGATGGGACCCTGCTTTACGCCTCCTCGCTCTTCCAG GGCAGCGTGCCCCCGGTCATGGCGTTCCACCTGGGCTCCCTGGGCTTCCTGACCCCCTTCGGCTTCGAGAGCTTCCAGTCCCAGGTCTCCCAGGTGATCCAGG ggaacgCAGCTGTCGTTCTTCGGAGCCGGCTGAAGGTCAGGGTCGTGAAGGAGCTGAGGGGGAAGAAGGTGGCCATCCCCAACGGGATCAGCGAGAATGGGGTGCTGGCCGCGGCCCTGGACGCGGAGGTCGGGAAGCAGGTCATGCAGTACCAG gtcctgAACGAGGTCGTGATCGACAGAGGCCCCTCCTCCTACCTGTCCAACGTGGACGTCTACCTGGACGGGCACCTCATCACCACAGTGCAGGGCGATG GCGTGATCGTCTCCACCCCGACGGGCAGCACGGCGTATGCGGCTGCGGCTGGCGCCTCCATGATCCACCCCAACGTCCCAGCTATCATGATCACCCCCATCTGCCCGCACTCGCTGTCCTTCCGGCCCATCGTGGTCCCTGCAGGCGTCGAGCTCAAG ATCATGCTGTCACCAGAAGCAAGGAACACCGCGTGGGTGTCCTTCGATGGACGCAAGAGACAAGAGATCCGCCACGGAGACAG catcagcatcactacCTCTTGCTACCCGCTCCCCTCCATCTGCGTCCGGGACCCTGTGAGCGACTGGTTTGAGAGCCTGGCGCAGTGTCTGCACTGGAACGTGCGGAAGAAACAGGCCCACTTCACAGAAGACGAAGAcggggaggaggatggagagcAGGGGGCAGGAAGCTAG
- the NADK gene encoding NAD kinase isoform X1, which produces MEQEKVNESKELSADAASYCCSACHGDEDWGPGHPIRGRAKSRSLSASPALASTREFRRTRSLHGPCPVTTFGPKACVLQNPQTIMHIQDPASQRLTWNKPPKSVLVIKKIRDASLLQPFKELCVHLMEENNMVVYVEKKVLEDPAIVNDDRFGPVKRRFCTFREDYDDISNQIDFIICLGGDGTLLYASSLFQGSVPPVMAFHLGSLGFLTPFGFESFQSQVSQVIQGNAAVVLRSRLKVRVVKELRGKKVAIPNGISENGVLAAALDAEVGKQVMQYQVLNEVVIDRGPSSYLSNVDVYLDGHLITTVQGDACPSGVIVSTPTGSTAYAAAAGASMIHPNVPAIMITPICPHSLSFRPIVVPAGVELKIMLSPEARNTAWVSFDGRKRQEIRHGDSISITTSCYPLPSICVRDPVSDWFESLAQCLHWNVRKKQAHFTEDEDGEEDGEQGAGS; this is translated from the exons ATGGAACAAGAAAAAGTCAACGAGAGTAAGGAGCTGAGTGCAGACGCGGCCTCCTACTGCTGCTCCGCGTGCCATGGGGACGAGGACTGGGGGCCCGGCCACCCCATCCGGGGGCGGGCCAAGTCCCGCAGCCTGTCGGCCTCGCCCGCCCTGGCGAGCACCAGGGAGTTCAG GAGGACCCGCTCTCTGCACGGGCCATGCCCAGTGACCACTTTTGGACCAAAGGCCTGCGTGCTGCAGAACCCCCAGACCATCAT GCACATCCAGGACCCTGCCAGCCAGCGGCTGACGTGGAACAAGCCCCCGAAGAGCGTCCTGGTCATCAAGAAGATCCGGGATGCCAGCCTGCTCCAGCCGTTCAAGGAGCTCTGTGTGCACCTGATGGAG GAGAACAACATGGTCGTGTACGTGGAGAAGAAGGTGCTGGAGGACCCAGCCATCGTGAACGATGACCGCTTCGGGCCAGTGAAGAGGAGGTTCTGCACCTTCAGGGAAG ATTATGATGACATTTCTAATCAGATCGACTTCATCATCTGCCTGGGAGGAGATGGGACCCTGCTTTACGCCTCCTCGCTCTTCCAG GGCAGCGTGCCCCCGGTCATGGCGTTCCACCTGGGCTCCCTGGGCTTCCTGACCCCCTTCGGCTTCGAGAGCTTCCAGTCCCAGGTCTCCCAGGTGATCCAGG ggaacgCAGCTGTCGTTCTTCGGAGCCGGCTGAAGGTCAGGGTCGTGAAGGAGCTGAGGGGGAAGAAGGTGGCCATCCCCAACGGGATCAGCGAGAATGGGGTGCTGGCCGCGGCCCTGGACGCGGAGGTCGGGAAGCAGGTCATGCAGTACCAG gtcctgAACGAGGTCGTGATCGACAGAGGCCCCTCCTCCTACCTGTCCAACGTGGACGTCTACCTGGACGGGCACCTCATCACCACAGTGCAGGGCGATG CCTGTCCTTCAGGCGTGATCGTCTCCACCCCGACGGGCAGCACGGCGTATGCGGCTGCGGCTGGCGCCTCCATGATCCACCCCAACGTCCCAGCTATCATGATCACCCCCATCTGCCCGCACTCGCTGTCCTTCCGGCCCATCGTGGTCCCTGCAGGCGTCGAGCTCAAG ATCATGCTGTCACCAGAAGCAAGGAACACCGCGTGGGTGTCCTTCGATGGACGCAAGAGACAAGAGATCCGCCACGGAGACAG catcagcatcactacCTCTTGCTACCCGCTCCCCTCCATCTGCGTCCGGGACCCTGTGAGCGACTGGTTTGAGAGCCTGGCGCAGTGTCTGCACTGGAACGTGCGGAAGAAACAGGCCCACTTCACAGAAGACGAAGAcggggaggaggatggagagcAGGGGGCAGGAAGCTAG
- the NADK gene encoding NAD kinase isoform X5, with protein MEQEKVNESKELSADAASYCCSACHGDEDWGPGHPIRGRAKSRSLSASPALASTREFRRTRSLHGPCPVTTFGPKACVLQNPQTIMHIQDPASQRLTWNKPPKSVLVIKKIRDASLLQPFKELCVHLMEENNMVVYVEKKVLEDPAIVNDDRFGPVKRRFCTFREDYDDISNQIDFIICLGGDGTLLYASSLFQVLNEVVIDRGPSSYLSNVDVYLDGHLITTVQGDACPSGVIVSTPTGSTAYAAAAGASMIHPNVPAIMITPICPHSLSFRPIVVPAGVELKIMLSPEARNTAWVSFDGRKRQEIRHGDSISITTSCYPLPSICVRDPVSDWFESLAQCLHWNVRKKQAHFTEDEDGEEDGEQGAGS; from the exons ATGGAACAAGAAAAAGTCAACGAGAGTAAGGAGCTGAGTGCAGACGCGGCCTCCTACTGCTGCTCCGCGTGCCATGGGGACGAGGACTGGGGGCCCGGCCACCCCATCCGGGGGCGGGCCAAGTCCCGCAGCCTGTCGGCCTCGCCCGCCCTGGCGAGCACCAGGGAGTTCAG GAGGACCCGCTCTCTGCACGGGCCATGCCCAGTGACCACTTTTGGACCAAAGGCCTGCGTGCTGCAGAACCCCCAGACCATCAT GCACATCCAGGACCCTGCCAGCCAGCGGCTGACGTGGAACAAGCCCCCGAAGAGCGTCCTGGTCATCAAGAAGATCCGGGATGCCAGCCTGCTCCAGCCGTTCAAGGAGCTCTGTGTGCACCTGATGGAG GAGAACAACATGGTCGTGTACGTGGAGAAGAAGGTGCTGGAGGACCCAGCCATCGTGAACGATGACCGCTTCGGGCCAGTGAAGAGGAGGTTCTGCACCTTCAGGGAAG ATTATGATGACATTTCTAATCAGATCGACTTCATCATCTGCCTGGGAGGAGATGGGACCCTGCTTTACGCCTCCTCGCTCTTCCAG gtcctgAACGAGGTCGTGATCGACAGAGGCCCCTCCTCCTACCTGTCCAACGTGGACGTCTACCTGGACGGGCACCTCATCACCACAGTGCAGGGCGATG CCTGTCCTTCAGGCGTGATCGTCTCCACCCCGACGGGCAGCACGGCGTATGCGGCTGCGGCTGGCGCCTCCATGATCCACCCCAACGTCCCAGCTATCATGATCACCCCCATCTGCCCGCACTCGCTGTCCTTCCGGCCCATCGTGGTCCCTGCAGGCGTCGAGCTCAAG ATCATGCTGTCACCAGAAGCAAGGAACACCGCGTGGGTGTCCTTCGATGGACGCAAGAGACAAGAGATCCGCCACGGAGACAG catcagcatcactacCTCTTGCTACCCGCTCCCCTCCATCTGCGTCCGGGACCCTGTGAGCGACTGGTTTGAGAGCCTGGCGCAGTGTCTGCACTGGAACGTGCGGAAGAAACAGGCCCACTTCACAGAAGACGAAGAcggggaggaggatggagagcAGGGGGCAGGAAGCTAG